The Streptosporangiales bacterium nucleotide sequence CGTCCGGCGGCGCATCGCGGACGGGCAGGGCGAAGTAGCCGCCGAGGTCGTGCAGGGCGTCCGCGTCCACCCGGACAGTCTCGCTCAGTCCGCGGCGGGAACGAGGTCGGTCCGCCGTCGACCGGCTCGGGTGATCCGCGATCGCGTATCTGCCGCTGCTCACTAGGTCCGCGTTGTCGACTGCCGCACGTACAGGTGAGGCTGCACCACCGGACGTTGCACCGGGGGTGGGTCGCCGGCGAGACGGTGGAGCATCAAGGCGACCGTGGCCATCCCCAGTTCCTCCAGGGCCAGGTCTACCGAGGTGATGGGTGGGGTGTTGCCTCTCGTGTACTCGCTGTCGGTGAGGGCCGCGAGCATCAGGTCGCCGGGCATGTCGATGCCGACCTTCTCCGCGGTCTGCGCAATGCCGGCGGCGAAACGGCTGGCGGCGGCGATGATGGCGTCGGGACGCCGGGGGCCGGTCAGGATCGGTTCGATGAGCTTCGCGGCGCCGTCGACGCCCTCGCCTTCGTACAGGCTCTCGTGGTGCGGCTTCATCCGGCGGCGTTTCGCCCACGCGACGTAGGTCTCGCGCGCGTGCCGGTTCCAGGCGTTGTCCTCCGTACCCGTCAGGAGCATCACCCGCCGCGCGCCGTTGTCGTGCAGGTGCTGCAGCAGCTCGGTGACGGCCGTCGACGTGTCCAGGACGACGCTCCAGGGGAAGTCCGGGCGGTCGGTGTCCTCGTCGACGGTCACCACCGGGATGTCGCGGCGGAGCAGCTGTTCGAGCACCTCGTCGCCGCGGTACGGGTGGGCGACGATGCAGCCGTCCATCGGGATGCTCTGCACCGCCGGGTCGAGGATGTCCGGCACGTGCACCAGGCCCATCTTCTGCTCCAGTACCGCCGTGGCGATCGCGCCCAACAGTCGGGTGAACGTCTCCGTACGGGCCATCGAGCCGTGGACGGCGTCGCGCGGGCGCAGGATCAGCCCCACCAGCCCCGACCGTCCCGTGCGGAGCGCTCTGGCGGACGGGTTCGCGCCGTAGCCGAGCTCCTCCGCGGCGGCCATGATGCGTTCCTTGGTGGCGGCCGAGATGGTCCTGCGGCCCGACAGCGCGTGCGACACGGTGCTGATCGAGACCCCTGCGCTCGCGGCGACGTCGCGGATCGTCACGCGCCCTCTCGCCACCTCGTCCTCGGACACGCGACGCACCTCGTCCCCACGGTCGTGACCTGACTCCGCCGGGTAGTGGGCTTGACCCACCGCGGCACCGTCGTCATCATAGGCGAAAGGTTTTGACTCAAAACGTTTTGACACTTCGACACGCACACCTGAGGAGGCGGGCATGGCCGGACTCGGCATGGCGGTCGCGCAGTTGCTCGCCGTCCCCGACGTCGAGAAGAACCTGCGCAGGATCGAGGAGCTCGCGGGCGACGCGGCGGCGCAGGGAGCCGAGGTCGTGGTCTTCCCCGAGGCCGCGATGTACGCCTGGGACGTCACGGCCGCCGACCTCGCCGAGGCGGCCGGCGAGGCCGGCGCGTTCACCGAGGGTCTCGCCGGCGTCGCCACGGCGGCCGGCGTGACGCTGATCGTCGGCATGTTCGCGCCCGCGCCCGGCGGGCGGCCGCCGTACAACCGCATGGTCGTCGTCGGTCCCGACGGCGCCGTGCGGGACGCGTACGACAAGGTGCATCTGTACGACGCATTCGCCTTCCGCGAGTCCGACAAGGTCACTCCGGCGGCGACGACGCCCGACCTCGCCGAGCTGCGTACGGTGACGGTAGGCGACTTCACGCTCGGCCTGCAGAACTGCTATGACCTGCGCTTCCCCGAGATGTCGCGCGCGCTCGTCGACCGCGGCGCGGACGTCCTCGTGATCAGTTCCGCCTGGGTCAGCGGCCCGGACAAGGAGATGCACTGGGAGACGCTGCTGCGCGCCCGGGCCATCGAGAACACCTGCTACGTGGTGGCGTCCAACCAGTCGCCCCCCGCGTCCGCCGGGCTGAGCATGATCGTCGACCCGCTCGGTCACATCGCCGCCACGTGTATCGGCGTCGAGGGGCTCGCCGTCCACCGGCTGCGACCAGATCACCTCCGCGACGTACGCGCGCTCGTGCCGACGCTGCGGCACCGCCGCTACGACGTCGTCGCGCGTACCGCCGACCGTCCCTGACCCTCCGATCCTGAGGAGGACCTGATGACCGTGTGCCCCGCCGACCTCCTCCGCTCCGCTCCTCGCTCGGTTGTCGCCCGGGCGCTCAATCCGCTCCGGACCGCTGCGATGCTCGCTACGGAGGTCGGCTCATGACCATGCGCTCCACCACACCACGCCACCACGGCACGAAACGCGTCGTGACATCGGCCGCGATCGGCCAGTTCGTCGAGTGGTACGACTTCGTCGTCTACGCCTACACGGCGTCGGTCGTCGCCACCCTGTTCTTCCCAGCCGAGGACAGGGCTGCGTCGCTGCTGGCGACGTTCGCCGTCTACGCCATCGGCTTCGTGATGCGACCCGTCGGCGGCTTGGTGTTCGGCCATCTGGGCGACCGGGTCGGACGCAAGGGCGTGCTCGCCGTCATCATCCTGCTCATGGGCGGCTCGACCGCGCTGATCGGCCTGCTTCCCACGTACGAGACCGTCGGCCTGCTCGCGCCGATCCTGCTCGTCGTGTGCCGCCTGCTTCAGGGCATGTCGGCCGGCGGTGAGGCCATGGGCTCCAACGCGCTCGTCGCCGAGCACGCACCCGCCCACCGCCGCGGTCTGTACGTCGGCTTCACCTACTCGTTCGCCAACCTCCCGGCGGTCTTCGCCGGCCTGTTCGTACTGCTGCTCACCAACGTGCTCACCGCGCAGGCGTTCGCGTCGTGGGGCTGGCGCATCCCGTTCGTGCTCGGCGGCGTGCTCTCCCTGGTGGGTCTCTACATCCGCACGCGGGTGGACGAGTCGCCCGCGTTCGAGGTCACGCGTGCCGCCGACCGTGTGTCGCGCGCACCTATCGTCGGCGTGCTGCGCGACCATCGGCGCGCGCTCGGCTTCGCCTTCGCGATGGCAGCCCTGTCGGGTCTCGGCTTCTACTCGCTCACCGGCTACTTCGCCACCTACCTGTCGGAGTCGGTGGGACTGAGCGGGAACGCCTCGCTGATCTCCAACAGCATCGCGCTCACCGTCGCGTTCGTCACGATGCCGCTCGCCGGCCTGGTGTCCGACCGCGTCGGACGCCGACCGATGATGATGGCCGGCGCGGCGCTCAGCGCGGTGTTCGCGATCCCCGCCTACCTGCTCGCCAGTGCCGGCACGCTCGGCACCGCCGTCGCGGGACAGTGCCTGCTCGCGCTCACACTCGGCATCTTCTTCGGTCCGGTCGGCATCGTCTTCCTGGAGCTGTTCCCGACGCGCACCAGGTACAGCGGCGCCGCGATCGGCTACAACACCGCGTACGTCGTCTTCGGCGGTACGGCGCCGCTGGTCGGCACCTGGCTCGTGGACGTCACCGGCAGCCTGCTGGCGCCTGCGGTCTACATGGCGGTGCTCGCCGCGGCCGTTTTCGTCGTGGCCCGCCGGCTCCCCGAGTCGTACCGCAGTTCCCTCGTCCACTCCGAGGACGCCTCGACGTCCGAACCGGCGCCGCAACCGACTGGAGAAAGCCGATGACAGCCGACACGCTCACTGTCTCCTGCGTGCAGTTCACCGCCTCGGACAACGACAAGGAGGGCACGGTCAAGACCTGCCTCGACCTGATCGACCAGGCGGCGGAGCAGGGCGCGAAGCTCGTGGTTCTGCCCGAGCTGTGGACGGGCCTCGGCTTCTCGACACCCACCCGCTACCGTGACATCGCCGAGCCCGTCCCCGGCCCGACGACGGACCTGCTCGCCGGCAAGGCGCGCGAGCACGGCCTGCACATCATCGGCTCGCTGTACGCCGAGACCGGCGACGGGCACTACGAGAACCTCACCCCTGTCATCGACCCGACCGGACGCATCGTCGGTTCGTACGCCAAGACGCACCTGTTCGACGCTCCCGACCGAGTCGACATCAAGAGCGGCATCCGCGAGTCCGCGAAGGTACGGGCGGGCGACGACCTCCCCGTCTTCGACACCGCACTCGGGCCGATCGGCGTCAGCGTCTGCTCCGACCTGCGATTCCCCGAGGTCTACCGCGTGCTGACGCTGCGCGGTGCGCGCATCATCGTCTGCGCCTCGGCCTTCCTCAGCCCGCGCCTCGACCACTGGGAGTTCTTCGTCCGCGCCCGCGCGACCGAGAACCAGGTCTTCGTCGTCGCGTCGGGACAGGTCGGCACCGAGCCGGCCAGCGGCATCAGCTTCGTCGGCCGGTCGATGATCGCCGATCCGTGGGGCACGATCGTCGCCACCGCATCCGACGTCGACGGCGTCGTCACCGCCCACCTCGACCTCGGGCTGATCGAGGTCATCCGCAGCCGCTACCCGTTGCTCGACCAGCGGCGTCCCGAGCTGTACGGCGACATCGTCCGCTGAACCGACGGCCCACCCGGACAGTGTGGCTCAGCCCGCCGCTGGAGTGACGAGGTCGGCCGTCCGTGCCACCGGGAAGAAGCATGCCGCCACGTGGTCGACGGCCTCCTGCTCCATGAGCGCCGGACGCTCCGCGGCACATTCCTCGCGCGCGACCGGGCACCTGGTGCGGAACGTGCAGCCGGACGGAGGGTCGGCGGGGGAGGGCGGGTCGCCGTAGAGGACGATGCGCCGCCGGGCGCGCTCGCGCTCGGGATCCGCGATCGGCACGGCCGACAGCAGCGAGTGGGTGTACGGGTGTCGCGGCCTGGTGAAGAGCGCCTCGGTGTCGGCGAGCTCGACCACACGCCCGAGGTTCATCACCGCGACGCGGTCGGCGATCTGCCGCATCACCGAGAGATCGTGCGAGACGAACAGGTACGCGAGGCCGCGCTCGCGCTGCAGCCGCTTGAGCAGGTTCATGATCTGTGCCTGGATCGAGACGTCGAGCGCGCTCGCCGGCTCGTCGCAGATCACCAGCTTCGGCTCGAGCGCGAGCGCGCGGGCGATGCCGATCCGCTGGCGCTGGCCGCCGGAGAACTCGTGCGGGAAACGGTCCTGGGCCCACGCGTCGAGCCCGACGGCCTCCAGCAACTCGGTCACCCGGGTACGCAGGACGCCGCGGCCGGCGCGTCCGCGCGGCACCTTGCCGTGGGTCACCAGCGGCTCGGCGACGATCTCGCCGACGCGCATGCGTGGGTTGAGGCTGGCGTACGGGTCCTGCAGCACGACCTGCATGTCCTGCCGGACGCCGAGCAGCTGCCGTTGCGAGAGCCGGGTGAGGTCGCGGCCGTCGAACACGATCGTGCCGGCGGTCGGGTCGTAGAGGCGCAGGATCAGCCGCGCGAGCGTCGTCTTGCCGCAGCCGGACTCCCCGACCAGCCCGAGGGTCTCGCCCGGGTAGACGTCGAGCGACACGTCGTCGACGGCCACGACCGCCGAGCCCGCGCCGCCGAACGGGCCGGCGGTGAACTCCTTGCGGATGTTGCGCAGCGAGAGCAGTGGCTCAGTCATGGGCACGTCCTGCGAGGGCACGGTGACGGTCGAGCTCGCCGTCGGGCAGGAGGCACGCGGCGGCGTGGCCCGGCGCGCGCTCGCGCAGCGGCGGCACCTCGTCCGCGCAGGCCTCGAACGCGTACCCGCACCGCGGTCGGAAGCTGCAGCCGGACGGCAGGTCGAGCAGGTTGGGCGGGATGCCGGGGATCGGGTCGAACGGCGCGCCGCCCGGCACGTCGGAACGCGGCATCGACCGCAGCAGCGACAGCGTGTACGGCATCTGCGGACGTTCGAAGAGGTCGTCGACGCGTGCCGACTCGACCGGCCGCCCGGCGTACATGACGAGCACGTCGTCGGCGGCCTGCGCGACGATCCCGAGGTCGTGGGTGATGAGCACGATCGCCATGCCGAAACGGTCCTGCAGGTCGGCGAGCAGCTCCATGATCTGCGCCTGCACGGTGACGTCGAGCGCCGTCGTCGGCTCGTCCGCGATGAGGATCTTGGGCTGACACGCGAGCGCCATCGCGATCATCGCGCGCTGCCGCATGCCGCCGGAGAACTGGTGCGGGTACGCGCCGGCGCGGCTCTCGGGATCGGGGATGCCGACCTCGCGCAACGCCTCGACGGCGCGCAGCCGCGCCTCGTGCCTGGAGAGGTCCTGGTGCAGCCGGAGCACCTCGACGATCTGCGCGCCGATCGTCTTCACCGGGTTGAGGCTCGTCATCGGGTCCTGGAAGACCATGGCGATGTCGTTGCCGCGCACCCGCCGCATCTCGCGTTCGGAGAGGCGGAGCAGGTCGCGGCCCTCGACGACGATCTCGCCGCCCGCGTACACGCACGGCGGTGTCGGGTGCAGCCGCAGCACGGACAGCGCCGTCGCGGTCTTGCCGCTGCCCGACTCGCCGACGACGGCGAGCGTGCATCCCGCCTCGACGGCCATCGACACGCCGTTGACGGCGCGGACGGTGCCGGTGTCGAGTCGGAACTCCACCTGCAGGTCGCGGATCTCCAGCAGCGGCGCGGTCATCGATCCACGCTCCCGCTTCCTCGCTCGCCTCCGGCGGGTGCCGCGACAGCGTGGTCTGTGGTGCGGCGGGTGACGCGGCCCCCACCTCCGGCTCGCTCGTCAGCTCCTGAGCTCACGGGCGCCCCCGAACGGGTTCACCGAACAGCTCGAGCAGCGCCCTGGGGTTGGCGCGGACGACGCCGCTGGGCGGCGGCGCCGCCTTGACGAGCGCGTCCGGCTGCTTCTGCGCGGACCCGGTGACGACGGCGACGACGGTCTCGTCGTCGGCGACCCAGCCCTGCGTCCGCGCCCGCAGCAGCCCCGCCACCGACGCCGCGGCCGACGGCTCCGCCGCGACGCCCTCGCGGCCGAGCAGGCGCATCGCCTCGAACAGGTCGCGGTCATCGACGGCGACTGCACGCCCGCCGGACTCGTAGATCGCCCGCAGTACGCGCGTCCCGCCCTGGATGGGCGCGTCGCCCGCGATGCTCTGCGCGACCGTCAGGCTCGCGTCGCCGTGGGCGCCCGCGATCGTCTGGCCGTCCTGGAACGCGCGCACGAGTGGCGCGGACGCCGCCGGCTGCACGCCGATCATCCGGGGCAGCCGGTCGATCACGCCCATCCGCTGGAGCTCGCGGAAGCCCTTCCACGCGCCCCAGAGCCCGCCGCCGGTGCCGACGGGATGCACCATCACGTCGGGCGCACGCCAGTCGAGCGCCTCGCAGATCTCGTACGCGTACGTCTTCATGCCCTCGTGGCGCACGGGGTTGATGAAGTTCACGAACGAGTAGAAGCCGGCCTCGGCGAGCGCGCTGACGCTGGCGAAGATCTCCAGGCTCGACCGGTAGCTCAACCGCATGACGCGCGCGCCGTACAGGCTGATCGCCGCGACCTTCGTGTCGTTGGCGGAGTCCTCGACGAGCACGGTGGCGTTCATGCCCGCGCGCGCCGCGTACGTCGCGAACGACGCGCCCGCGTTACCGGAGCTGTACGTGAACGCCTCGCTGACCCCGAGCGCCTGCGCGAAGCCGACGGCGATCGAGAAGCCGCGGTCCTTGAAGCTGCCGGTCGGCATCAGGGTGTCGTTCTTCACCAGCAGGCCCGGGATGCCGAGGTGGTCGCCGAGGCGCCTGGTCGTCAGCAACGGGGTGTCGCCCTCGCCGAGGTACAGCGGGACGGTGTCGTCGGGCACGGGCAGCAGCTCCGACCACCGCCACACGCCGAGACCCCGCCGGCCCGCCGCGCGGTCGAGGAGGTCGCGTGACGCACCGCTCAGGTCGTACTCGATCTCGAGCAGACCACCACAGGCGTCGCACAGCAGGGCAGGACTGTGCATCGGCGTGTGCGCGTGGCAGTCGTCGCACACGTAGTGCGTCGCCCTTCCGGTGGGGCTCATCGGGTGTACGCCTTCGGGTCGGCGACGTCGCGCAACATGTCCCCCGTCACGTTGATGGCGAGTGTGGTCAGCATGATGGAGATGCCGCTGAAGACGGCCACCCACCACGCCGTCCGCAGGTACAGCTGGCCGTCGGCCAGCATGCTTCCCCAGGTCGGGATGTCCGGCGGCACGCCGAGACCCAGGTAGCTCAGCGAGGCCTCGGCGACGATCATCGCCGCGACCTGCAGGGTGCCGATGGTGGCCATCGGCGCGACGATGTTGGGCACCAGGTGCCGCGTCATGATCTGCCAGCCGTTGTCGCCTATGGCCCGCGCCGCGACGACGAACTCGCGCGACCGCAATGACAGTACCTCCGCCCTGACGACGCGTGCGTACGCGACCCAGCCGGTGAGCCCGAGGACGAGGATGAGGTACCACAGGCTCGGCCCGAGTACCGCGATGATCGCGAGCGCGAGCAGGATCGAGGGGAACGCCAGCTGCACGTCGGCGAGCCGCATGAAGACCTGGTCGCGCCAGCCGCGGTAGTACCCCGTGACGACGCCGATCGCCGTGCCGACGATCCCGGAGAGCAGCGTCGCCGCGATGCCGACGAGCAGCGAGACCCTGGCGCCGAAGATGATGCGGCTCAGCACGTCGCGGCCGAGCTTGTCGGTGCCGAGGACGTACCCGGGCTCGCTGCCGTCGTCCCAGAACGGCGGCCGCAGCTTGAGCTCGAGATGTTGCGCGTTCGGGTCGTGCGGCGCGATGAACGGCGCGAGTACCCCGACGATCACGACGACGACGAGGATCGCGAGGGCGACCTTGGCGGCGTGGTTGCGCCGGAGCGCCCGCCGTACGGCCCCGAGCATGGTGGGCGACCCGCGCCGCGGCGGCGCCGTGGTGGTGGCGGTCGTCATGTCAGCCTCACCCGCGGGTCGAGGAAGGCGTACGACAGGTCGACGAGCAGGTTGACGAGCACGAAGACCGCGGCGAGGAACAGGATCGTCGCCTGCATCAGCGGGTAGTCGCGATACGTGATGGCCTCGATCGTCAGCCGGCCGACGCCCGGCCAGGAGAACACCTGCTCGGTGAGGATCGCGCCGCCGAGGAGGCTGCCGACCTCCAGGCCGATGACGGTGACCACCGGCAGCGACGCGTTGCGCAGGCCGTGCGAGGCGACGACCTTCCACGTGGCGAGACCCTTGGCGCGCGCCGTGCGGATGTAGTCCTCGCCGAGGACCTCGATCAGCGACGAGCGCAACAGCCGCGCGATGATGGCGGACGAGTACAGGCCGAGCGTGATCGACGGCAGCACGAGGTTGGCGAACCCGCCCATGCCGGACGCGGGGAACCAGCGGAGGTTCACCGCGAACACCAGGATCAGCAGGATGCCGACCCAGAACGCCGGCGTCGACTGCCCCACGAGCACCGCGGCCATGACCGAGGTGTCGGTGCTGGTGCCACGGCGCAGCGCCGACACGATGCCGGCCGGGATCGCCAGCACCAGGGCGAACACGAACGCACCCACCGACAGCTGGAGCGTCGCGGGCAGCCGCTCCAGGATCACGTCGAGCGCGGGCCGGTGGTAGAAGAGCGACTGGCCGAGGTCGAAGCGCACCAGGCCCGTCATGTACGAGACGTACTGGTCGAGCAGTGAACGGTCGAGGCCGAGCGTGGCGCGCAGCGCGTTCTCCTGCTCGAGCGTCGCGTCGGGCGGCAGCATCTGCCGCACCGGGTCACCGGACAGCCGGACGAGCAGGAACGACACGGTCGCGACAAGGAACAGCACGAGCACCGTGTGCCCGAACCGCTTGCCGATGAACAGCCACAGCGCCCGGTCGCCGATGCCGCCGGTGGTACGAACCCGGCGTGCGGTCGGTGGTGGTGCGGTCGCGGCGCCTTCGGTCATGCCTTCCCTAGCTTGGCGTCCGCGAAGGCGAGCGTGCCGTTGGCGTTCATCTTCCACTGCAGGCGGTTGTTCCGCGCATAGACGTTGCTGGTCTGCCAGAGGTAGAGGAACGGTGCCTCGTCCTTCATCAGCTCCTGCAGCTTGCGGAAGGCCACCTTGCGGTCGCCGGAGTCGATCGTCTGCTCCTCGACGTCGACGAGCCGGTCGGCCTCCTTGTCGTCCCAGCGGCTCTGCCGGCGGTCGTGCCTGATGAACGACTGCAGGTTGCTCTCGGCGTCCATGGTCCAGCCGGTGTTGCCGGAGAAGTACATCGGACCGAGCGCGGCCTTGTTCTCCGACACGAGACGCGACTTGAACGTCGCCGCGTCGAGCAGCGACACCTCGGCCTTCACCCCTGCCTTCTCCAACTGGCCGGAGATCGCCTGCGCGATGTCCTTGTCGA carries:
- a CDS encoding hydrolase — encoded protein: MAGLGMAVAQLLAVPDVEKNLRRIEELAGDAAAQGAEVVVFPEAAMYAWDVTAADLAEAAGEAGAFTEGLAGVATAAGVTLIVGMFAPAPGGRPPYNRMVVVGPDGAVRDAYDKVHLYDAFAFRESDKVTPAATTPDLAELRTVTVGDFTLGLQNCYDLRFPEMSRALVDRGADVLVISSAWVSGPDKEMHWETLLRARAIENTCYVVASNQSPPASAGLSMIVDPLGHIAATCIGVEGLAVHRLRPDHLRDVRALVPTLRHRRYDVVARTADRP
- a CDS encoding ABC transporter permease subunit, which translates into the protein MTTATTTAPPRRGSPTMLGAVRRALRRNHAAKVALAILVVVVIVGVLAPFIAPHDPNAQHLELKLRPPFWDDGSEPGYVLGTDKLGRDVLSRIIFGARVSLLVGIAATLLSGIVGTAIGVVTGYYRGWRDQVFMRLADVQLAFPSILLALAIIAVLGPSLWYLILVLGLTGWVAYARVVRAEVLSLRSREFVVAARAIGDNGWQIMTRHLVPNIVAPMATIGTLQVAAMIVAEASLSYLGLGVPPDIPTWGSMLADGQLYLRTAWWVAVFSGISIMLTTLAINVTGDMLRDVADPKAYTR
- a CDS encoding threonine synthase: MSPTGRATHYVCDDCHAHTPMHSPALLCDACGGLLEIEYDLSGASRDLLDRAAGRRGLGVWRWSELLPVPDDTVPLYLGEGDTPLLTTRRLGDHLGIPGLLVKNDTLMPTGSFKDRGFSIAVGFAQALGVSEAFTYSSGNAGASFATYAARAGMNATVLVEDSANDTKVAAISLYGARVMRLSYRSSLEIFASVSALAEAGFYSFVNFINPVRHEGMKTYAYEICEALDWRAPDVMVHPVGTGGGLWGAWKGFRELQRMGVIDRLPRMIGVQPAASAPLVRAFQDGQTIAGAHGDASLTVAQSIAGDAPIQGGTRVLRAIYESGGRAVAVDDRDLFEAMRLLGREGVAAEPSAAASVAGLLRARTQGWVADDETVVAVVTGSAQKQPDALVKAAPPPSGVVRANPRALLELFGEPVRGRP
- a CDS encoding ATP-binding cassette domain-containing protein, yielding MTAPLLEIRDLQVEFRLDTGTVRAVNGVSMAVEAGCTLAVVGESGSGKTATALSVLRLHPTPPCVYAGGEIVVEGRDLLRLSEREMRRVRGNDIAMVFQDPMTSLNPVKTIGAQIVEVLRLHQDLSRHEARLRAVEALREVGIPDPESRAGAYPHQFSGGMRQRAMIAMALACQPKILIADEPTTALDVTVQAQIMELLADLQDRFGMAIVLITHDLGIVAQAADDVLVMYAGRPVESARVDDLFERPQMPYTLSLLRSMPRSDVPGGAPFDPIPGIPPNLLDLPSGCSFRPRCGYAFEACADEVPPLRERAPGHAAACLLPDGELDRHRALAGRAHD
- a CDS encoding LacI family DNA-binding transcriptional regulator, translating into MPASSGVRVEVSKRFESKPFAYDDDGAAVGQAHYPAESGHDRGDEVRRVSEDEVARGRVTIRDVAASAGVSISTVSHALSGRRTISAATKERIMAAAEELGYGANPSARALRTGRSGLVGLILRPRDAVHGSMARTETFTRLLGAIATAVLEQKMGLVHVPDILDPAVQSIPMDGCIVAHPYRGDEVLEQLLRRDIPVVTVDEDTDRPDFPWSVVLDTSTAVTELLQHLHDNGARRVMLLTGTEDNAWNRHARETYVAWAKRRRMKPHHESLYEGEGVDGAAKLIEPILTGPRRPDAIIAAASRFAAGIAQTAEKVGIDMPGDLMLAALTDSEYTRGNTPPITSVDLALEELGMATVALMLHRLAGDPPPVQRPVVQPHLYVRQSTTRT
- a CDS encoding ABC transporter permease subunit, with amino-acid sequence MTEGAATAPPPTARRVRTTGGIGDRALWLFIGKRFGHTVLVLFLVATVSFLLVRLSGDPVRQMLPPDATLEQENALRATLGLDRSLLDQYVSYMTGLVRFDLGQSLFYHRPALDVILERLPATLQLSVGAFVFALVLAIPAGIVSALRRGTSTDTSVMAAVLVGQSTPAFWVGILLILVFAVNLRWFPASGMGGFANLVLPSITLGLYSSAIIARLLRSSLIEVLGEDYIRTARAKGLATWKVVASHGLRNASLPVVTVIGLEVGSLLGGAILTEQVFSWPGVGRLTIEAITYRDYPLMQATILFLAAVFVLVNLLVDLSYAFLDPRVRLT
- a CDS encoding MFS transporter, which translates into the protein MTMRSTTPRHHGTKRVVTSAAIGQFVEWYDFVVYAYTASVVATLFFPAEDRAASLLATFAVYAIGFVMRPVGGLVFGHLGDRVGRKGVLAVIILLMGGSTALIGLLPTYETVGLLAPILLVVCRLLQGMSAGGEAMGSNALVAEHAPAHRRGLYVGFTYSFANLPAVFAGLFVLLLTNVLTAQAFASWGWRIPFVLGGVLSLVGLYIRTRVDESPAFEVTRAADRVSRAPIVGVLRDHRRALGFAFAMAALSGLGFYSLTGYFATYLSESVGLSGNASLISNSIALTVAFVTMPLAGLVSDRVGRRPMMMAGAALSAVFAIPAYLLASAGTLGTAVAGQCLLALTLGIFFGPVGIVFLELFPTRTRYSGAAIGYNTAYVVFGGTAPLVGTWLVDVTGSLLAPAVYMAVLAAAVFVVARRLPESYRSSLVHSEDASTSEPAPQPTGESR
- a CDS encoding ATP-binding cassette domain-containing protein; protein product: MTEPLLSLRNIRKEFTAGPFGGAGSAVVAVDDVSLDVYPGETLGLVGESGCGKTTLARLILRLYDPTAGTIVFDGRDLTRLSQRQLLGVRQDMQVVLQDPYASLNPRMRVGEIVAEPLVTHGKVPRGRAGRGVLRTRVTELLEAVGLDAWAQDRFPHEFSGGQRQRIGIARALALEPKLVICDEPASALDVSIQAQIMNLLKRLQRERGLAYLFVSHDLSVMRQIADRVAVMNLGRVVELADTEALFTRPRHPYTHSLLSAVPIADPERERARRRIVLYGDPPSPADPPSGCTFRTRCPVAREECAAERPALMEQEAVDHVAACFFPVARTADLVTPAAG
- a CDS encoding carbon-nitrogen hydrolase family protein codes for the protein MTADTLTVSCVQFTASDNDKEGTVKTCLDLIDQAAEQGAKLVVLPELWTGLGFSTPTRYRDIAEPVPGPTTDLLAGKAREHGLHIIGSLYAETGDGHYENLTPVIDPTGRIVGSYAKTHLFDAPDRVDIKSGIRESAKVRAGDDLPVFDTALGPIGVSVCSDLRFPEVYRVLTLRGARIIVCASAFLSPRLDHWEFFVRARATENQVFVVASGQVGTEPASGISFVGRSMIADPWGTIVATASDVDGVVTAHLDLGLIEVIRSRYPLLDQRRPELYGDIVR